In Salvelinus sp. IW2-2015 linkage group LG23, ASM291031v2, whole genome shotgun sequence, a genomic segment contains:
- the LOC111950723 gene encoding transforming growth factor beta activator LRRC32 isoform X2 gives MVQHLRRRRLFGWKGTMAAYFWLVLAIVSDVAASLLRPPRQLSPCQVVQNDVYCNDLNLRTVPAKLPHGIQKLDLSRNLLQNLTQEVLAIYTTVHHLNLHSNKIQFIQPGLFKDMNNLQVLDLSSNYLDVFAVSKTSIGPLTAVERLDLSGNGLYTGMTDFFLSEAPALMNLSLNGNSITKVGKETFCGSLALRNIDLHNNVILEIEDGAFDSLLHLSELDLSINSITCITDFNLSKLKVLNLSKNSMECFQTTDSDLEYELLYLDLRENNIHYFPVLPRRNKLMYLDLSRNRLMSVNTTGTADELEHLRDTFVPHMQSGGMSRHQDFSRLKYLNMSYNQIKSIPTSFFCSMVSLVHLNISNNCIGAFSIDQESPLNSLKNLDLSYNALQNLSFGENTLRSLQELFLQGNFLTIMDSGTFQRLPSIRGLHLQQNYLKVCPSQRKSPQTDHNSQDPPGCVSFTSIPSLHLLYLSGNNLEVLPPYAFNGTPLRLLDLSLNPGLDIHQKAFSSLETSLTNLSLRENHIPELNTDLSLLSSLKFVDLSTNKLTTLPLWNKESSIESLNLQNNNLVTLEYNTVLVLERTLKTLYMGSNPLSCCSNPRFLNMLQHSDVVIPDIATVTCQYTENSEPVKVNVGSVTQEQCQKLDSKSVNIIVIVVTALVLIAVLVVLSKVCHPKRRKLNISFRA, from the exons ATGGTACAACACCTCAGAAGACGTCGCCTTTTTGGATGGAAAGG cACCATGGCAGCCTacttctggctggtcctggccaTCGTCAGTGATGTTGCAGCATCCTTGTTACGTCCCCCACGCCAGCTCTCCCCCTGCCAAGTG GTCCAGAATGACGTGTACTGCAATGATCTGAACCTGAGGACCGTTCCAGCCAAGCTTCCTCATGGCATTCAAAAGCTCGACCTTTCTCGTAACCTTCTACAAAACCTTACTCAAGAAGTTCTTGCAATCTACACCACCGTTCATCATCTGAACCTCCACTCCAACAAGATCCAGTTCATCCAGCCAGGTCTGTTCAAAGACATGAACAATCTGCAAGTACTGGACCTCTCCAGTAATTACTTGGATGTTTTTGCTGTTTCGAAAACCAGCATTGGGCCTCTTACGGCTGTGGAGAGGCTTGACCTCTCAGGCAATGGCCTGTACACGGGGATGACCGACTTTTTTCTCAGTGAAGCCCCAGCACTAATGAACCTTTCTCTGAATGGCAACAGTATCACCAAAGTGGGCAAGGAGACCTTTTGCGGATCTTTGGCCTTAAGAAACATTGACCTTCACAACAACGTCATCTTGGAGATTGAGGACGGAGCATTTGACTCGTTGCTCCATCTGTCCGAGCTTGATTTGTCCATTAACTCCATCACTTGCATCACTGACTTTAACCTTTCCAAACTCAAGGTGCTGAACCTCAGTAAGAACAGCATGGAGTGCTTCCAAACCACAGATTCAGACCTAGAGTACGAGCTCCTCTACCTCGACCTGAGGGAAAACAATATCCACTACTTCCCCGTTCTCCCCAGAAGGAACAAGCTCATGTACCTGGATTTGTCCAGGAACCGCCTGATGAGTGTCAATACCACAGGAACAGCCGATGAGCTCGAGCACCTCAGAGACACGTTCGTACCTCACATGCAGTCAGGTGGAATGAGCAGACACCAGGACTTCTCAAGGCTCAAGTACCTCAACATGAGCTACAACCAGATAAAGAGCATACCGACGTCTTTCTTCTGCAGCATGGTGTCCCTTGTGCATCTTAACATAAGTAATAACTGTATCGGGGCCTTTTCTATAGACCAGGAGAGCCCTCTAAACTCTCTGAAGAACCTGGACCTGAGTTACAATGCCCTACAAAACCTCTCATTTGGGGAGAACACCCTACGGTCACTGCAGGAACTCTTCTTACAAGGGAACTTCCTCACCATAATGGACTCTGGAACGTTCCAAAGACTGCCCAGCATCAGAGGCCTTCACCTCCAGCAGAACTACCTGAAAGTCTGCCCTTCACAGCGAAAATCACCCCAGACAGACCACAACTCCCAGGATCCTCCAGGCTGTGTCTCCTTTACATCAATACCAAGCCTGCACTTGTTGTACCTTTCTGGAAACAATCTTGAGGTTCTGCCACCATATGCCTTCAATGGCACCCCACTCAGGTTGCTGGACTTGTCCCTAAACCCAGGCTTGGACATTCACCAGAAAGCTTTCTCTAGTCTGGAGACCTCCCTAACTAATCTCTCACTGAGAGAAAACCACATCCCAGAATTGAACACGGACCTTTCCCTGCTAAGTAGTCTCAAATTTGTGGACCTATCCACCAACAAGCTGACCACTCTCCCCCTTTGGAACAAGGAGTCCTCCATCGAGTCCCTGAACCTGCAGAACAACAACCTGGTGACCCTGGAGTACAACACAGTCCTGGTCCTGGAGCGGACGCTCAAAACCCTCTATATGGGCTCGAACCCTCTCAGTTGCTGCAGCAACCCCCGCTTCCTCAACATGCTCCAGCACTCCGATGTGGTCATCCCGGACATCGCGACAGTAACCTGCCAGTACACAGAGAACTCGGAGCCAGTGAAGGTGAATGTTGGGAGTGTGACGCAAGAGCAGTGTCAGAAGCTGGACAGTAAGAGCGTGAACATTATCGTCATTGTGGTGACAGCTTTGGTGCTGATCGCGGTGCTGGTGGTGCTCTCCAAGGTGTGCCACCCCAAAAGGCGCAAGCTCAACATCAGCTTCAGGGCCTAA
- the LOC111950723 gene encoding transforming growth factor beta activator LRRC32 isoform X1 produces MKFANVIGGQWTPETLSTMAAYFWLVLAIVSDVAASLLRPPRQLSPCQVVQNDVYCNDLNLRTVPAKLPHGIQKLDLSRNLLQNLTQEVLAIYTTVHHLNLHSNKIQFIQPGLFKDMNNLQVLDLSSNYLDVFAVSKTSIGPLTAVERLDLSGNGLYTGMTDFFLSEAPALMNLSLNGNSITKVGKETFCGSLALRNIDLHNNVILEIEDGAFDSLLHLSELDLSINSITCITDFNLSKLKVLNLSKNSMECFQTTDSDLEYELLYLDLRENNIHYFPVLPRRNKLMYLDLSRNRLMSVNTTGTADELEHLRDTFVPHMQSGGMSRHQDFSRLKYLNMSYNQIKSIPTSFFCSMVSLVHLNISNNCIGAFSIDQESPLNSLKNLDLSYNALQNLSFGENTLRSLQELFLQGNFLTIMDSGTFQRLPSIRGLHLQQNYLKVCPSQRKSPQTDHNSQDPPGCVSFTSIPSLHLLYLSGNNLEVLPPYAFNGTPLRLLDLSLNPGLDIHQKAFSSLETSLTNLSLRENHIPELNTDLSLLSSLKFVDLSTNKLTTLPLWNKESSIESLNLQNNNLVTLEYNTVLVLERTLKTLYMGSNPLSCCSNPRFLNMLQHSDVVIPDIATVTCQYTENSEPVKVNVGSVTQEQCQKLDSKSVNIIVIVVTALVLIAVLVVLSKVCHPKRRKLNISFRA; encoded by the exons ATGAAGTTTGCAAATGTTATTGGCGGTCAGTGGACACCAGAGACATTGAG cACCATGGCAGCCTacttctggctggtcctggccaTCGTCAGTGATGTTGCAGCATCCTTGTTACGTCCCCCACGCCAGCTCTCCCCCTGCCAAGTG GTCCAGAATGACGTGTACTGCAATGATCTGAACCTGAGGACCGTTCCAGCCAAGCTTCCTCATGGCATTCAAAAGCTCGACCTTTCTCGTAACCTTCTACAAAACCTTACTCAAGAAGTTCTTGCAATCTACACCACCGTTCATCATCTGAACCTCCACTCCAACAAGATCCAGTTCATCCAGCCAGGTCTGTTCAAAGACATGAACAATCTGCAAGTACTGGACCTCTCCAGTAATTACTTGGATGTTTTTGCTGTTTCGAAAACCAGCATTGGGCCTCTTACGGCTGTGGAGAGGCTTGACCTCTCAGGCAATGGCCTGTACACGGGGATGACCGACTTTTTTCTCAGTGAAGCCCCAGCACTAATGAACCTTTCTCTGAATGGCAACAGTATCACCAAAGTGGGCAAGGAGACCTTTTGCGGATCTTTGGCCTTAAGAAACATTGACCTTCACAACAACGTCATCTTGGAGATTGAGGACGGAGCATTTGACTCGTTGCTCCATCTGTCCGAGCTTGATTTGTCCATTAACTCCATCACTTGCATCACTGACTTTAACCTTTCCAAACTCAAGGTGCTGAACCTCAGTAAGAACAGCATGGAGTGCTTCCAAACCACAGATTCAGACCTAGAGTACGAGCTCCTCTACCTCGACCTGAGGGAAAACAATATCCACTACTTCCCCGTTCTCCCCAGAAGGAACAAGCTCATGTACCTGGATTTGTCCAGGAACCGCCTGATGAGTGTCAATACCACAGGAACAGCCGATGAGCTCGAGCACCTCAGAGACACGTTCGTACCTCACATGCAGTCAGGTGGAATGAGCAGACACCAGGACTTCTCAAGGCTCAAGTACCTCAACATGAGCTACAACCAGATAAAGAGCATACCGACGTCTTTCTTCTGCAGCATGGTGTCCCTTGTGCATCTTAACATAAGTAATAACTGTATCGGGGCCTTTTCTATAGACCAGGAGAGCCCTCTAAACTCTCTGAAGAACCTGGACCTGAGTTACAATGCCCTACAAAACCTCTCATTTGGGGAGAACACCCTACGGTCACTGCAGGAACTCTTCTTACAAGGGAACTTCCTCACCATAATGGACTCTGGAACGTTCCAAAGACTGCCCAGCATCAGAGGCCTTCACCTCCAGCAGAACTACCTGAAAGTCTGCCCTTCACAGCGAAAATCACCCCAGACAGACCACAACTCCCAGGATCCTCCAGGCTGTGTCTCCTTTACATCAATACCAAGCCTGCACTTGTTGTACCTTTCTGGAAACAATCTTGAGGTTCTGCCACCATATGCCTTCAATGGCACCCCACTCAGGTTGCTGGACTTGTCCCTAAACCCAGGCTTGGACATTCACCAGAAAGCTTTCTCTAGTCTGGAGACCTCCCTAACTAATCTCTCACTGAGAGAAAACCACATCCCAGAATTGAACACGGACCTTTCCCTGCTAAGTAGTCTCAAATTTGTGGACCTATCCACCAACAAGCTGACCACTCTCCCCCTTTGGAACAAGGAGTCCTCCATCGAGTCCCTGAACCTGCAGAACAACAACCTGGTGACCCTGGAGTACAACACAGTCCTGGTCCTGGAGCGGACGCTCAAAACCCTCTATATGGGCTCGAACCCTCTCAGTTGCTGCAGCAACCCCCGCTTCCTCAACATGCTCCAGCACTCCGATGTGGTCATCCCGGACATCGCGACAGTAACCTGCCAGTACACAGAGAACTCGGAGCCAGTGAAGGTGAATGTTGGGAGTGTGACGCAAGAGCAGTGTCAGAAGCTGGACAGTAAGAGCGTGAACATTATCGTCATTGTGGTGACAGCTTTGGTGCTGATCGCGGTGCTGGTGGTGCTCTCCAAGGTGTGCCACCCCAAAAGGCGCAAGCTCAACATCAGCTTCAGGGCCTAA
- the LOC111950723 gene encoding transforming growth factor beta activator LRRC32 isoform X3: MAAYFWLVLAIVSDVAASLLRPPRQLSPCQVVQNDVYCNDLNLRTVPAKLPHGIQKLDLSRNLLQNLTQEVLAIYTTVHHLNLHSNKIQFIQPGLFKDMNNLQVLDLSSNYLDVFAVSKTSIGPLTAVERLDLSGNGLYTGMTDFFLSEAPALMNLSLNGNSITKVGKETFCGSLALRNIDLHNNVILEIEDGAFDSLLHLSELDLSINSITCITDFNLSKLKVLNLSKNSMECFQTTDSDLEYELLYLDLRENNIHYFPVLPRRNKLMYLDLSRNRLMSVNTTGTADELEHLRDTFVPHMQSGGMSRHQDFSRLKYLNMSYNQIKSIPTSFFCSMVSLVHLNISNNCIGAFSIDQESPLNSLKNLDLSYNALQNLSFGENTLRSLQELFLQGNFLTIMDSGTFQRLPSIRGLHLQQNYLKVCPSQRKSPQTDHNSQDPPGCVSFTSIPSLHLLYLSGNNLEVLPPYAFNGTPLRLLDLSLNPGLDIHQKAFSSLETSLTNLSLRENHIPELNTDLSLLSSLKFVDLSTNKLTTLPLWNKESSIESLNLQNNNLVTLEYNTVLVLERTLKTLYMGSNPLSCCSNPRFLNMLQHSDVVIPDIATVTCQYTENSEPVKVNVGSVTQEQCQKLDSKSVNIIVIVVTALVLIAVLVVLSKVCHPKRRKLNISFRA; the protein is encoded by the exons ATGGCAGCCTacttctggctggtcctggccaTCGTCAGTGATGTTGCAGCATCCTTGTTACGTCCCCCACGCCAGCTCTCCCCCTGCCAAGTG GTCCAGAATGACGTGTACTGCAATGATCTGAACCTGAGGACCGTTCCAGCCAAGCTTCCTCATGGCATTCAAAAGCTCGACCTTTCTCGTAACCTTCTACAAAACCTTACTCAAGAAGTTCTTGCAATCTACACCACCGTTCATCATCTGAACCTCCACTCCAACAAGATCCAGTTCATCCAGCCAGGTCTGTTCAAAGACATGAACAATCTGCAAGTACTGGACCTCTCCAGTAATTACTTGGATGTTTTTGCTGTTTCGAAAACCAGCATTGGGCCTCTTACGGCTGTGGAGAGGCTTGACCTCTCAGGCAATGGCCTGTACACGGGGATGACCGACTTTTTTCTCAGTGAAGCCCCAGCACTAATGAACCTTTCTCTGAATGGCAACAGTATCACCAAAGTGGGCAAGGAGACCTTTTGCGGATCTTTGGCCTTAAGAAACATTGACCTTCACAACAACGTCATCTTGGAGATTGAGGACGGAGCATTTGACTCGTTGCTCCATCTGTCCGAGCTTGATTTGTCCATTAACTCCATCACTTGCATCACTGACTTTAACCTTTCCAAACTCAAGGTGCTGAACCTCAGTAAGAACAGCATGGAGTGCTTCCAAACCACAGATTCAGACCTAGAGTACGAGCTCCTCTACCTCGACCTGAGGGAAAACAATATCCACTACTTCCCCGTTCTCCCCAGAAGGAACAAGCTCATGTACCTGGATTTGTCCAGGAACCGCCTGATGAGTGTCAATACCACAGGAACAGCCGATGAGCTCGAGCACCTCAGAGACACGTTCGTACCTCACATGCAGTCAGGTGGAATGAGCAGACACCAGGACTTCTCAAGGCTCAAGTACCTCAACATGAGCTACAACCAGATAAAGAGCATACCGACGTCTTTCTTCTGCAGCATGGTGTCCCTTGTGCATCTTAACATAAGTAATAACTGTATCGGGGCCTTTTCTATAGACCAGGAGAGCCCTCTAAACTCTCTGAAGAACCTGGACCTGAGTTACAATGCCCTACAAAACCTCTCATTTGGGGAGAACACCCTACGGTCACTGCAGGAACTCTTCTTACAAGGGAACTTCCTCACCATAATGGACTCTGGAACGTTCCAAAGACTGCCCAGCATCAGAGGCCTTCACCTCCAGCAGAACTACCTGAAAGTCTGCCCTTCACAGCGAAAATCACCCCAGACAGACCACAACTCCCAGGATCCTCCAGGCTGTGTCTCCTTTACATCAATACCAAGCCTGCACTTGTTGTACCTTTCTGGAAACAATCTTGAGGTTCTGCCACCATATGCCTTCAATGGCACCCCACTCAGGTTGCTGGACTTGTCCCTAAACCCAGGCTTGGACATTCACCAGAAAGCTTTCTCTAGTCTGGAGACCTCCCTAACTAATCTCTCACTGAGAGAAAACCACATCCCAGAATTGAACACGGACCTTTCCCTGCTAAGTAGTCTCAAATTTGTGGACCTATCCACCAACAAGCTGACCACTCTCCCCCTTTGGAACAAGGAGTCCTCCATCGAGTCCCTGAACCTGCAGAACAACAACCTGGTGACCCTGGAGTACAACACAGTCCTGGTCCTGGAGCGGACGCTCAAAACCCTCTATATGGGCTCGAACCCTCTCAGTTGCTGCAGCAACCCCCGCTTCCTCAACATGCTCCAGCACTCCGATGTGGTCATCCCGGACATCGCGACAGTAACCTGCCAGTACACAGAGAACTCGGAGCCAGTGAAGGTGAATGTTGGGAGTGTGACGCAAGAGCAGTGTCAGAAGCTGGACAGTAAGAGCGTGAACATTATCGTCATTGTGGTGACAGCTTTGGTGCTGATCGCGGTGCTGGTGGTGCTCTCCAAGGTGTGCCACCCCAAAAGGCGCAAGCTCAACATCAGCTTCAGGGCCTAA